A stretch of DNA from Anopheles nili chromosome 2, idAnoNiliSN_F5_01, whole genome shotgun sequence:
TTCCTTGTCTTAAGCAACTTCCCCAATCACTTTCAAACAATTTGACGTTGCCTGACATTAACCTGACATCCCCAGCGTCGgcctttgtttttgtcgcgACGCGTTTCTTCTGGCTACTGTGCTGCCATCTCGCTCTGACCCACGCTCGCGCGTTCGCGCGTTCATTTGCCACTGCGGGGCTCGCGACGCCATCTTGGATTTTGCCTGGCgctttgtgcgtgtgtacgtCGCGGGTGCAGCAAAGTGTCCCGTTTGTTCCGTCTTTTCGCAACATAAACAACTCGAAAAACGTCcgaaaagtgcaacaaaaGCGTGCCCGAACGACGGGCCACTGGTGAGGAACACCCGCGGCACGAAAGCAATCACCTTTGATGGCTTCCGACGAGGAAATTGACGAGTCCATTGCCGGTAAGTGGAGTGTGCGTTGGTGCGCGGAAGGGAGGAAGGGAAGGCGTACAGTAACCATTGCTCGCGGCGCGTGTAAAGTGAGGCtacctttttttcggtggctACTTTTCCCCACCGTACGCACATATTCTGTACCATCCAAGTGCTCGGTTATTGCCTGGTTGCCGGTAAAGTGCAGTGCAACTTGCGAATATGAAAGCTAAGCTAACATCCCACACGAGTTGAGCGGTTAACTATCCCTACCGCAAGGATCTCCACTGGGTGAAGATCGAACACTGTGCACGGTGCGTAATGGCGCCGTAATCGATACGGAAAAGCGTAAAAGAAGAGAGCAAAACACGGTGGATATTTTTCATATAATAACTGCAAAAAAAGATATCCGGAATCGGAACCgcgcatccttttttcttcctgttcaaaaaaaatagttatGGTTTAACGTGGCGGGTTAGGGTGGAAGAGATTTACCCCACGCGGTGGTAGTTGTGGGTTAGGTTGGCGGGGAGGGTGGGAAGTAAGCGTTCTGCGGAGCGCTAGCGCTCCGCAATGGGGTTATGATAGGATGAACTGTCAGGAAGGCGCAAGCAGGGGTCGAAAAATTAGAGGATTGCCACTGcaagaagagagcgagagagagtgagtgagagcatGAGCGAGGGGTGACGGGAATGAAAAGCAGAAGCAGAGCGCGGGGATGAAAAAGTGCCAGGGAAGCGGGGAGTTGTGCGTTTGTATCGTTTTGTGTGTTCTCtatttttcccgttcgtttcATATCCTCTCTCTTGCACTTTGCACACGGATCCGTACACGTGAAGGGGCCACTaaattttcccgttttttcctccccattttttgtttgttccgttttgtgCCGATTTCCGCAACCCCTGCATGAAACGCGTGAACGATGCGGGAGGGAGGGCAAGAAATCACAAGGTGATCAAGAGAAATAGTATCTCTTGGTTGAGCGCGACTTACAATTAGGTGTATCAAGTAGGCGATGCATGAATGGATGCGCACGAAAAtcggtttttgcttttgggaCAGGAATaagtatttaattttaaattatttttcacccgGCTTGTTGATGGCAattccttttccattcgtttcccTTGCCAGAAGAGGAAGGTGGCGTAATGGACGAAACAGCGGATGCCTCGTTGGCCGCAGATGCGGATGAGGGCTCTGACGAGGAAGCCAACACGAAAAGCAATGCCCAGCAGGATGAGGACGACGATTACGAGCCAGAGGACAaccggaagaagaagaagggcaAGAAAAGGAAGGCCCGCAGTGACGAGAAGCGCGgccggaagaagaaaaaacgcaagaaGAATGACAGTGGTGACGAGAGTGACCAGAAGCAGAGCGACGACGGGGGTGGTAGCAATGCGGCGGCCgcggccgctgccgctgctgcccAGGCCGCCGAATCGGATTACGAGTCGCGCCCGAAGCGAGGCCGCGATCGCAAGAAGGGAAGCAGCAGTcgcagtggtggtggaggaggtggcGGCGTGGAGGTCGAAAAGAAggtcgaagaaaaggaaaagatgCCGTCGATCCAGGAAGTGTGCAGTTCGTTTGATCTGACCGACGTCAAGATCGAGTACTCGGATGAGGATCTGGAGAATCTGGTCACGTTCAAGATGTTCCAGACGCACGTGCGCCCGATCCTGACCAAGGAGAACCCACGCGTGCCGATGGCGAAGCTGATGATGCTTGTCGCCGCGAAGTGGCGCGAATTTTGCACCCAAAATCCGAACATCTCGAGTGAGGATGCCACGGCGGCGGAGGGAGCGGGCAAAGAGGACGACGCCCCGGCCACGCCGGAGTATGTACCCAAGTCGAGCCGATCGCGCAGCAAAATGGAGAACAAGCACGAGGACATGGTgtacgacgacgaggacgaagaggaagaggaggaggtggAGCGGGAGAGGacgcgcaaaagcaaaaagggcaagagtggtggcggcagcagcggtggcggaggtggaagtagcagcaacaaaaagagTGGCGgtggaagcagcagcagccggaaGCAGAAGGTGCCGACGTTAAAAATTAAGTTTGGCAAGCGCAAGAATGCCAGTTCGGACGAGGAGCAGGACGCAAGCGGTGGTTCCGAGCGCGATTCCGATGCCGAGTTCGAGAAGATGCTGCAGCAGTCGGAATCGGATAAGCCGGAGAAGCCGGAACGGGGAGAATCGTCGAACGGTGGGACCGGCGGAAGCAGCGGAGGCGGTGCGGATGGTGGAGGAGACGATACGTCGGATCAGCCGCCGGTGCgtaaaaaagccaaaaccaAGATTGGCAACAAgtcgaagaagaagagcaaatCGAAGAAAAGCAAGTTCCCGGACGGTGGCGAGGAGGGCGAACACGAGCATCAGGACTATTGCGAGGTGTGCCAGCAGGGCGGGGAGATCATTTTGTGCGATACCTGCCCGAAGGCGTACCATTTAGTGTGTCTGGATCCGGAGCTAGAGGACACGCCCGAGGGCAAGTGGTCTTGTCCGACGTGTGAAGCGGAAGGACCGGCGgatgaagacgacgacgagcaTCAGGAGTTCTGCCGCGTGTGCAAGGATGGAGGAGAGTTGCTGTGTTGCGACAATTGTCCTTCCGCGTACCACACGTTCTGTTTGAACCCACCGCTGGATGACATTCCCGATGGAGACTGGCGGTGTCCAAGGTGTAGCTGCCCGCCGTTGGCCGATAAAGTGCAGAAAATCCTAACCTGGCGGTGGACGGACAAACCGATCAATCCGGACGAACCGTCCACGTCGAAGGGAGCGGTCGGTGGTTCGACACGTCGCCGGGAGTATTTCGTGAAGTGGCTCGAGAAGTCGTACTGGCACTGCGATTGGATAACGGAGCTGCAGCTCGACGTGCACCATCCGCTCATGTTCCGGTATTACACGCGCAAGTACGACATGGAGGAACCGCCTAAGCTGGAGGAAGCGCTCGACGAACAGGACAACCGCTACAAGCGCATCCAGCGCATGCGCGAGGTCAACGGGAACCTGAACGAGACGGAGCTGGAGGAAAAGTTCTACCGCTACGGTGTGAAGCCCGAGTGGCTGATGGTGCACCGGGTGATCAATCACCGGACGATGCGCGACGGTCGGACGCTTTATTTGGTGAAGTGGCGCGAACTCCCGTACGATCAGGCAACCTGGGAGGACGAAGAGGAGGACATCCCGGGGTTGAAGCTGGCCGTGGAGTACTACCTCGATTTGCGTGCCAACTGCTCGCAGGACATTGGTGGTGGCAGTGGCAgcggcagtagcagcagcaaaaagagcaagaaaaaaggccGCCGTCGGTTGCGTGAGCTTGAGGAGGAAGAGCGCACGACGGGCATGAAGCGGTACACGCCACCGCCGGAAAAGCCGACCACGGATTTGAAGCGCAAGTTCGAGGTACAACCGCCGTATCTGGATGAGACGGGAATGCGATTGCATCCGTATCAGCTGGAGGGGATCAACTGGTTGCGTTACTCGTGGGCCAATGGGACCGATACGATCCTGGCCGACGAGATGGGTCTGGGAAAGACGATCCAAACGGCCACGTTCCTGTACTCGCTGTACAAGGAGGGCCACTGTAAGGGTCCGTTCCTGGTGGCGGTGCCGCTTTCGACCATCATCAATTGGGAGCGTGAGTTCGAAACGTGGGCACCCGATTTCTACTGCATCACGTACGTGGGCGACAAGGAGTCACGGTCGGTGATACGCGAGAACGAGCTGTCCTTCGAGGAGGGCGCTGTGCGAGGTGGCAAAGCATCGCGCATTCGAGCGAGCTCGATCAAGTTTAACGTGCTGCTGACGAGCTACGAGCTGATTTCGATCGATGCCGCCTGTCTCGGGTCGATCGATTGGTccgtgctggtggtggacGAGGCGCATCGTCTCAAATCGAACCAGAGCAAGTTCTTCAAGGTGCTGAACGCGTACAACATCGCGTACAAGCTGCTGTTAACCGGTACACCGCTGCAGAACAACCTCGAGGAGCTGTTCCATCTGCTGAACTTCCTGAACAAGAACAAATTCAACGAGCTGGCGGAGTTCCAGAACGAGTTCGCTGACATTTCGAAGGAGGAGCAGGTGAAGCGACTGCACGAGATGCTGGGACCACACATGCTGCGCCGGATGAAAGCGGACGTGTTGAAGAACATGCCCACCAAGTCGGAGTTTATTGTGCGCGTGGAGCTGTCGCCGTTGCAGAAAAAGTACTACAAGTACATCCTGACGCGCAACTACGAGGCGTTGAACCCcaagggtggtggtggcgcttGCTCGCTGATTAACATTATGATGGATCTGAAAAAGTGCTGCAACCATCCGTACCTGTTTGCGGCGGCGGCTGAGGAAGCGCAGCTGGGTCCGGGCGGCAACTACGAGTTGCAGTCGCTGACGAAGGCTGCCGGCAAGCTGGTGTTGTTGGAGAAGATGCTGAAGTTGCTAAAATCCCAGGGCCACCGGGTGTTGATCTTTTCGCAGATGACGAAAATGTTGGACATTTTGGAGGACTTCCTCGAGGGGCTGGGATACAAGTACGAGCGTATCGACGGTGGCATCACCGGCAGCATCCGGCAggaagcgatcgatcggtttaaCGCGCCGGGTGCGCCACAGTTTTGCTTCCTGCTGTCGACTCGAGCCGGTGGGTTGGGCATTAACTTGGCCACCGCCGATACGGTCATCATCTACGATTCGGATTGGAATCCGCACAACGACATACAAGCGTTTTCGCGTGCGCATCGCATCGGTCAGGCCAACAAAGTGATGATCTATCGGTTCGTGACGCGTAACTCGGTGGAGGAGCGCGTGACGCAGGTGGCGAAGCGTAAGATGATGCTGACGCATTTGGTGGTGCGGCCCGGTATGGGTGGCAAGGGTACCAACTTTACCAAGCAGGAGCTGGACGATATTCTGCGCTTCGGTACGGAGGAACTGTTCAAGGAGGAGGACGGCAAGGACGAGGAGGCGATCCATTACGATGAAAAGGCGGTCGCGGAGCTGCTCGACCGCTCGAACAAGGGCgtggaggagaaggagaacTGGGCAAACGAGTATCTGTCCTCGTTCAAGGTGGCCTCGTACTCGACCAAGGAGGACGTGGAagaggaaacggaaacggaggTGATTAAGCAGGAGGCGGAAAATTCCGACCCAGCGTACTGGGTGAAGCTGTTGCGGCACCACTACGAACAGCACCAGGAAGACCTGTCGAGAACGCTTGGCAAGGGTAAGCGTGTGCGCAAGCAAGTCAACTACACGGACGGTGGCGTGATCCAGGCGGATCCGGTGAAGGAAGACTCCACCTGGCAGGAGAACGTGTCGGACTACAACAATTCGGACTACTCGGGCGCGTCGGATGAAGATcgcgacgaggacgacgaggagaGCGAACAGGGACGTCGCAGCCGGCGACGCATCGAGCGTAAGGAAGCGGAACGGGATAATCGACCACTTCCGCCGCTGTTGGCGCGTGTCGGTGGCAACATCGAGGTGTTGGGTTTTAACGCGCGCCAGCGCAAGAGCTTCCTGAACGCAATCATGCGTTACGGCATGCCACCGCAAGATGCATTCCACTCGCAGTGGTTGGTGCGCGATCTGCGCGGTAAATCGGAGCGCATTTTCAAGGCGTACGTGTCGCTGTTCATGCGACACCTGTGTGAACCGGGTGCGGATAATGCGGAAACGTTTGCGGACGGTGTGCCGCGGGAGGGCCTCAGCCGGCAGCACGTGTTGACGCGCATTGGCGTAATGTCGCTGATTCGGAAGAAGGTGCAGGAATTTGAGCACATCAACGGGTACTATAGTATGCCGGAGTTGATTAAGCGACCCTGTGAGCCGGTTAAAATTGTCCCCCCTGCCATTGCGGCGGGACCCGGCGGTGGTGAAGGAACGTCCGGAGCGGTTGCAGCCGGAGGAGCTACTGGCGAAACGTCGAAATCGGCCACAACCAGCACGAGCGCGACACCGGCAACGAGTGCCGCACCCAGTCCTGCTCCTAATACCAGCTCATCGGGTGATAAGGACGATGAGCAGGCGGCGGGAGCGAGTGAGAAGGAGAAGGCAGTTGAGggcgagaaggaaaagtcCGGTGACAGCAGCCCCGCTGCTGGAGCAGATGAGGCGGAGAAGCCGGAAGAGGTGAAAAAGGATTCGGCTGGTGGGAAAGATGGAGAGACACCGGTGGCGGTAGCAGCGgacaaaaaaccaccgccgacgggagagaaaaaggacgatgaTGCGGACGCTGTAAAAGAGGAACCGATGGACACGGATGCGGGAGCCGCGGTAAAAAAGGAGAATGATGATGAATCGAAAAAATCGCCCACGGCCGAAGCAACCGAGGAGCTGAAGGATGGAAAAGCGGTTGTTGATGAGGACGCACCGATCGAGCTGAAAAAGGAAGTGGATGTGAAGGAAAAGAGCAAGGATGCGGAGgacaaaccgaaaccgaacgaggCTGCCAAGGGTGGTGGATCTGATGATGGGAAGAAGTCATCCGACGTGGCTTCGACCATGCcgaagaaagaagagagaggAGAAGACGTGgaggatgatgacgacgacgacgaggttAAGATTGTAGAAGATAGCAGCACAATTCCGCCGGTGCGAAAGCAGGAACAGCAGCCGGATGTGAAACCGTCGGTGGCTCCGGTGGCTCCGGTCGCAACGACAACCACgatcgatgacgacgatgatgacgtgGTGATTgtgaaggacgacgacgaggacgtaAAAAAGCCGGAACCCGTGAAGGAGAACCTGGAGGTGCATAAGCGTGCGTTCATGTTCAACATCGCCGACGGTGGCTTTACGGAGTTGCACACGCTGTGGTTCAACGAGGAGAAAGCGGCCGTTCCGGGGCGAGAGTACGAAATTTGGCACCGTCGGCATGATTACTGGTTGCTTGCGGGTATCGTCACGCACGGATACGGCCGTTGGCAGGACATCCAGAACGACATCCGGTTCGCGATCATCAACGAGCCGTTCAAGATGGATGTCGGTAAGGGTAACTTCCTGGAGATCAAGAACAAATTCCTCGCGCGCCGTTTTAAGCTGCTCGAGCAGTCGCTCGTGATTGAGGAGCAGTTGCGCCGGGCTGCGCTGTTGAACCTGGCGCAGGATCCGAGCCATCCGGCAATGGCACTGAACGCGCGGTTCGCCGAGGTCGAGTGTTTGGCTGAGTCGCATCAACACCTGAGCAAAGAGTCGCTGGCTGGGAACAAACCGGCCAATGCCGTGCTGCACAAGGTGCTGAACCAGCTCGAGGAGCTGCTGTCGGATATGAAATCGGACGTATCGCGGTTGCCGGCGACACTCGCCCGTATCCCACCCGTCGCCCAGAGGCTGCAAATGTCCGAGCGTTCGATCTTGTCGCGGTTAGCTGCCACGGGCAACACGGTCCAGCAGAATCGTAAGTACACCCGTGCGTTTTGTTGGCTGTTGGATGTTCTAAAACGTTTCTCTCCTCCACAGCACCAATGTCACAGTTCCCGCCAGGATACCAGGGCACGACATTGCCAGGTTTTGCCGCGGCCGCAGCCGCCAACTTTGCCACCTTCCGGCCGACGTTCTCCGTGCCCGGACAGCCGACCAATTTCTCCAGCACCGCAGGAGCTGGCGGAAGCAGCTCGTCCGGAAAGTAGAGCGGTTCTTCTTTCAGAATAGCTGCTTCTCGGGGCAGAAGGAAACGGTACCCCCGCGTTGCTAGGCGGCAGAGGCGCTCCCTATCACTCTCTTCTTCAATCAAAATGTGTACATCTATCAATTGGCCCCCGTACTATGTCGTTTTTACGAGCACATGATGGCGTTTTTCTCACATGCGAATGTATTTCGTTGACATTTTacaacataatttaaaatacCTTTTCTTCGCTAGTTTTAAATACTTTTATGgatgaaaacacacacacacacacgcatgagAAAGGATGTTAAACGTGCAACATGTCACAAAATCATATAGGTCCATTGCACTTACATCTTTGcaccgtgtttgattttgtatCGTAAGAGAACGTTTTATTCGGAAATTTGGTAAACAAATTACATCTTGCGTATGTTTGATCGGTGGTAGGGAACGAAAGGCAAATGCGCAGGAGAGAACTCAGAAAACGAACCACCCGTACATACAAAATCCATTTGCATGTAAGACAGTAGCATAAATAGCTCCATAGGATTGTATTGCACTTTACGactaaatatatatacattgtAAGCATATAAATTATCGACTCAATTGCAGTGCCGGGGTTTCTGAAATCCGGCAATTCAATAAAACGACACAGTAAACATTAAAATCCAACGTCATTGCATTGGATTTGTGATTTTTCTGCAAGTTTACAAGGTTCCAGGCATCGGAAGagcgttgttttgcttcatatAAGCAGAGGGAATATCGGTTAAAGTGGGTGCGCCACAAAAATCTCCCGTAGTTCCAGCCAAAACTGGATAAAATGGATGTATTCGAATAGCATATATGGCTCCGTAGATTATGACAAGTTTTGACGATGATGCACATGTTTTTGGCGTGTGTGCGTCCAGTTGTACGGCGAATACATCGGAAGCGGACGTGTCAGAGCAGCAACCTTTGGATATTCTTTTTGGCAAAAGCGTTGTGTATCGCGTATTCGATGTGCCGGGGGAAAATATGTAAACAAAACGCGTCGTAACATAGCGATGAGCGCGAGCCAAGGTCGTTCCGGGTGCTCTCGTTGACGTTCGCTCTCAGCTGCGGTTTGGAGTTAAcgtgtgaaagagagcgagtgagcgcGAGCGCGAGGTCGCGAGTGATAATTCGCGTGAGATGCAACTCTCTCGTGCTTGATGGCCGCGCGAGCGTGTAAAACTCTCACTAACGTGCACTCTCTCTGTTGCTCTGACGGGGGCTCAGCGTAGATGGCGTTGTGCTGTttcgctcactcacacacagtgCCGGCCGGCGGCGTGGTGGCCCCAGTGATGCACAGTTTGCGCACGACAAAATTCGCGCTTCCAAGCCCGCGAGTATTGTTTGGCCGCTCGTCGAAGATGGACGTGATTGTGAGTGCTGGCAACGGTAGCAACCCGGCGGCCCCATCGCCGGTTCCACCAACCGCACCAACTGCTTCCGCCGTGGCCGCGGCCATCGCCTCCCGTTCGCTGCGAGTGCGCACATCGAGTCAGAGCGGTGGAAAGCAGTACGGGGAGGCGCTCAGCGAGATTCAGCTCTGCCCGAGCGTCATGTCAGAGGGCACCCGGAAGATGCTGCCCCCGACCACGGAAACCATCCAAACGAAACCGTTCCCGATTCGAGGTGAGTTCCACCAGAATtagggttgctttttcttttaaacCCATCATTCGACCTCCTCGTGCGTGCGCTGCTTATCACCGAAATCGTGCGAGTTTTCCGGACCCCATGCCTCCTTGGGACACGCTTTGTGGAAACTATGGCAACCGTGGCTGTggcgagtgtatgtgtgtgtgtgtgtgcgagcgtggTGTGATGAGGTGATGACGCGTAAGAAACGGCATGTGTCAGAGTAGAATCACGCCACCCCAACCAGGAGTCGGCGTATGGtggggagagggagagagggggggggagcaTCGTACGGAGCAGCATATTTGTTGCCCTTCCCTTGGAAACGCGTGTGACCATGAACGTGACACTGGCAGGTTCGTCTAGGTCTAGGGACGGGAACGGGGACACGCAGAAAATGAAGTCAAACGGAACCGGATGATTCGTTGAGGAAGCAGTTTGCGGGGGGAGGGTGGGGCGTGGTAGAAGGGAAGTACCTTCAGTCATTGACGCGAGTgcgagcacacatacacacacacacgcgcgtacttTCTTTCTCAAACACCTAGTCAAACGGAATGGTggaaatggatggaaatttgttcgcttttcgcgtGCCAACAAGCGCCAGCCCGGGTTTCGTTGTGAGGTGCTGTGAAAGAGGGAGTGTTCTGAAACTCATCTTTATTAAAAATAGAATCAGTCAATTTCCCCCCTTTGTTCTCTTCGTCCTCTCTCTCCtcgttgtgtgattttttggcACTTTTCCTGCTTCGGAGGAGGTCGAATGTTCGTTTGCTCATTTTCATACAAATTCCTCTCGACGACGGCGTGCGGAGATAAACGTTCATCGCTTACACGCGACTGATTCTGGGTAAGGCACGTTTTAAGCCGCTTTAGCGTTAAACTGCTCTCGCTTGCACCAATTGTCTCCCACCCATTGGTCGGTTTATTGTGCACTTTTATCGCGATGCACACGAgaaaggggaggaaaaaagcgctTCTCCGGCGTTGTTCTTCGTCCTGTCTCGCATCCTTACTGACGGCGGAATCGCGATAAAAATGAAGGTGAACGAAGCATCCTGTAGGAGATCGGAAAATGAAGCTTACTTGTTGATCAACAGGATTGACAGTTGAATCAAAGAATCAAGATCATCAAGATCGAAGAATGCTCCACCAAAGCAACCCTGTCGTGGAATCATACTGACGACTGAGAGTCTCAGCAGGCCATGATTGATGAGCGTGTATCGTATGATTTTCACACTCACACGATGCACCCGCTTCGGTGGGGGATGAtacaagagaaaaagagcgtgGGTGGGTCCTGTGGCGCGTAAAACTGCAACGTGTCGTATGATACATAATTTATGATTGCTCTGCGCTTACCTACATATTGTCTGGAATCGCGGAAACGTGGCACGTGTTGATGGACCTGGGAATGTCTCCATTCTCCCGTTGTTCCATGTGGCTTCCGTGCTTTTTTattcggtatttttttttatttctcagcTGTTTGGCGTAACATTTTCCCGAGCGGAAATTTCCACACGACTTCATGAAGGGAGTACAATATATAGTTCCTCGCGGATCAGCTGAGATATGGCGTATAGCGTGTCATCAGCCCTAAAAACGCTGAAGAAACCACTCAAATAGTGTACTTTTTCGGTGTGAAACTGTCGATAATGATGCATAGAAGCAACGAATATCTCTTGTACAACTTGTTGATTCACGGCAAGCGCACCATAATCGCCGGCCCAATATCCCTCTAATTAAGAGAGGTTATCCGAGATCAAGCACCATTTTTATGGGTTCAATGATCGAGGTTAGACTATGTCGAAACATAGTAGAAACAGACGCTACACTTGGTCGGTACCTCAATTGATATTACTAAATGTTTTCAGCAACCGAAATTTTATGCCAAATCGACATCGCTTCATTCGTAATGAGCACAATGCTTCATTCGTAATGAAATTCCgcatttttcatctccatttgcgagggagaaaataaaagaatggCATTGTTGTAAGACTTTCCTGTGCCAACGTTGGAAAGCGGTTCGACAGGAAGTGCAAAAAGCCGTACACCATGGACATCATGGATGCACCTGACACTTAGCAATTTCCTGCTCGTTTTATTCTTCCTATGGCGCGCGTGGTTGAGTAATGAGTTCGCCAGTCCATTGGCTGCATCGACGTCTGCCCTTGAACTTGACTCAAGCCATGGTGATGCTAAAGTACTGGGAATATATCGTGTCAGTGTGAGAACTGCATCTGGGAGTGCTCTGGGAATGCTATGGGAGCTTGTGTGAGAGCGCCAGGTTTGCGGATGCAACTCGCGA
This window harbors:
- the LOC128726215 gene encoding chromodomain-helicase-DNA-binding protein Mi-2 homolog, which codes for MASDEEIDESIAEEEGGVMDETADASLAADADEGSDEEANTKSNAQQDEDDDYEPEDNRKKKKGKKRKARSDEKRGRKKKKRKKNDSGDESDQKQSDDGGGSNAAAAAAAAAAQAAESDYESRPKRGRDRKKGSSSRSEKEKMPSIQEVCSSFDLTDVKIEYSDEDLENLVTFKMFQTHVRPILTKENPRVPMAKLMMLVAAKWREFCTQNPNISSEDATAAEGAGKEDDAPATPEYVPKSSRSRSKMENKHEDMVYDDEDEEEEEEVERERTRKSKKGKSGGGSSGGGGGSSSNKKSGGGSSSSRKQKVPTLKIKFGKRKNASSDEEQDASGGSERDSDAEFEKMLQQSESDKPEKPERGESSNGGTGGSSGGGADGGGDDTSDQPPVRKKAKTKIGNKSKKKSKSKKSKFPDGGEEGEHEHQDYCEVCQQGGEIILCDTCPKAYHLVCLDPELEDTPEGKWSCPTCEAEGPADEDDDEHQEFCRVCKDGGELLCCDNCPSAYHTFCLNPPLDDIPDGDWRCPRCSCPPLADKVQKILTWRWTDKPINPDEPSTSKGAVGGSTRRREYFVKWLEKSYWHCDWITELQLDVHHPLMFRYYTRKYDMEEPPKLEEALDEQDNRYKRIQRMREVNGNLNETELEEKFYRYGVKPEWLMVHRVINHRTMRDGRTLYLVKWRELPYDQATWEDEEEDIPGLKLAVEYYLDLRANCSQDIGGGSGSGSSSSKKSKKKGRRRLRELEEEERTTGMKRYTPPPEKPTTDLKRKFEVQPPYLDETGMRLHPYQLEGINWLRYSWANGTDTILADEMGLGKTIQTATFLYSLYKEGHCKGPFLVAVPLSTIINWEREFETWAPDFYCITYVGDKESRSVIRENELSFEEGAVRGGKASRIRASSIKFNVLLTSYELISIDAACLGSIDWSVLVVDEAHRLKSNQSKFFKVLNAYNIAYKLLLTGTPLQNNLEELFHLLNFLNKNKFNELAEFQNEFADISKEEQVKRLHEMLGPHMLRRMKADVLKNMPTKSEFIVRVELSPLQKKYYKYILTRNYEALNPKGGGGACSLINIMMDLKKCCNHPYLFAAAAEEAQLGPGGNYELQSLTKAAGKLVLLEKMLKLLKSQGHRVLIFSQMTKMLDILEDFLEGLGYKYERIDGGITGSIRQEAIDRFNAPGAPQFCFLLSTRAGGLGINLATADTVIIYDSDWNPHNDIQAFSRAHRIGQANKVMIYRFVTRNSVEERVTQVAKRKMMLTHLVVRPGMGGKGTNFTKQELDDILRFGTEELFKEEDGKDEEAIHYDEKAVAELLDRSNKGVEEKENWANEYLSSFKVASYSTKEDVEEETETEVIKQEAENSDPAYWVKLLRHHYEQHQEDLSRTLGKGKRVRKQVNYTDGGVIQADPVKEDSTWQENVSDYNNSDYSGASDEDRDEDDEESEQGRRSRRRIERKEAERDNRPLPPLLARVGGNIEVLGFNARQRKSFLNAIMRYGMPPQDAFHSQWLVRDLRGKSERIFKAYVSLFMRHLCEPGADNAETFADGVPREGLSRQHVLTRIGVMSLIRKKVQEFEHINGYYSMPELIKRPCEPVKIVPPAIAAGPGGGEGTSGAVAAGGATGETSKSATTSTSATPATSAAPSPAPNTSSSGDKDDEQAAGASEKEKAVEGEKEKSGDSSPAAGADEAEKPEEVKKDSAGGKDGETPVAVAADKKPPPTGEKKDDDADAVKEEPMDTDAGAAVKKENDDESKKSPTAEATEELKDGKAVVDEDAPIELKKEVDVKEKSKDAEDKPKPNEAAKGGGSDDGKKSSDVASTMPKKEERGEDVEDDDDDDEQEQQPDVKPSVAPVAPVATTTTIDDDDDDVVIVKDDDEDVKKPEPVKENLEVHKRAFMFNIADGGFTELHTLWFNEEKAAVPGREYEIWHRRHDYWLLAGIVTHGYGRWQDIQNDIRFAIINEPFKMDVGKGNFLEIKNKFLARRFKLLEQSLVIEEQLRRAALLNLAQDPSHPAMALNARFAEVECLAESHQHLSKESLAGNKPANAVLHKVLNQLEELLSDMKSDVSRLPATLARIPPVAQRLQMSERSILSRLAATGNTVQQNPPMSQFPPGYQGTTLPGFAAAAAANFATFRPTFSVPGQPTNFSSTAGAGGSSSSGK